From one Patescibacteria group bacterium genomic stretch:
- a CDS encoding YidC/Oxa1 family membrane protein insertase, which produces MLGNLFNQILYEPIFKFLVFLYNNIPGHDLGIVIIILTVLIRIILFPLSQKSIKSQMKMALHKDEIKEIQGKYKSKEEQSRELMKFYKENKINPFSGCLPLLIQFPILIALYKVFINVLSAKDGLIDPLFLGFLDLSKRSPILAIIAGISQFFASRLAMKRTASIPQPGISEKAAQTQKNMSRQMTYMFPLLTIFIAWNFPAGLPFYWAVSTVLGLAQDYYLYKKYGRNKKDN; this is translated from the coding sequence ATGCTAGGAAATTTATTTAATCAGATTTTATACGAACCAATTTTCAAGTTTTTGGTTTTTTTATATAACAACATTCCTGGCCATGATTTGGGAATTGTTATTATAATCCTGACAGTTTTAATCAGGATTATTCTTTTCCCTTTGTCGCAAAAATCCATCAAATCCCAGATGAAAATGGCTTTGCACAAAGACGAGATAAAAGAGATTCAGGGCAAATACAAATCCAAAGAAGAACAAAGCAGGGAATTGATGAAATTTTACAAAGAAAACAAAATCAATCCCTTTTCTGGGTGTCTGCCATTATTAATCCAGTTCCCTATTCTTATTGCCCTCTATAAAGTTTTCATTAATGTTTTAAGCGCAAAAGATGGGTTGATTGATCCCTTGTTCTTAGGGTTTTTGGATTTATCAAAAAGAAGCCCGATTTTAGCAATTATTGCCGGCATTTCCCAGTTTTTCGCTTCGAGGCTGGCAATGAAGCGTACAGCTTCAATTCCTCAGCCAGGAATATCGGAAAAGGCAGCACAGACACAGAAAAATATGAGCCGCCAGATGACCTATATGTTTCCTCTGCTGACAATTTTTATCGCCTGGAATTTTCCGGCCGGACTGCCGTTTTATTGGGCAGTAAGCACTGTTCTGGGATTGGCGCAGGATTATTATTTGTATAAAAAATATGGAAGAAACAAAAAAGACAATTGA